Proteins encoded together in one Anopheles darlingi chromosome 3, idAnoDarlMG_H_01, whole genome shotgun sequence window:
- the LOC125957559 gene encoding enoyl-[acyl-carrier-protein] reductase, mitochondrial, with product MSFLAKRFTKPGAGQHFLATTVRQMSLVAKVLRYGEFGEPAKVLRLQEEPVPEPKDGEVLIRTLGAPINPADINTIQGKYPVKPSFPAVGGNECVGEVVAIGGGGSGGTSLKVGDRVIPFATGLGTWRSHAIYNAGQLMKVSAGIGVAEAATITVNPCTGYRMLKDFVSLKPGDTVIQNGANSACGQAIIQLCRAWNIECVGVVRDRPDFGQLKDYLKSLGAAEILTEEELRTTKLFRDGIFRKPKLALNCVGGKNALEMSRQLDQAGVMVTYGGMSREPVTVPTASLIFKDLRFVGFWMTRWTKENAASPARAEMFNELFGLIDRGALKAPAHEMIAFDQYISAVTNALNIQGFVGKKYIFNF from the exons ATGTCCTTCCTCGCAAAACGGTTCACAAAACCCGGTGCGGGACAGCATTTTCTGGCCACAACAGTCCGGCAGATGAGCCTGGTGGCCAAAGTACTCCGATACGGGGAGTTTGGTGAACCGGCCAAAGTGCTGCGACTGCAAGAGGAGCCCGTTCCCGAACCGAAAGATGGAGAAGTGCTGATACGAACGCTGGGTGCTCCGATTAATCCCGCGGATATTAATACGATTCAAG GAAAGTATCCCGTTAAACCCAGCTTTCCTGCGGTTGGCGGTAACGAGTGTGTCGGCGAAGTGGTCGCTATCGGTGGAGGTGGTTCTGGAGGAACCAGCCTAAAGGTAGGCGATCGAGTCATCCCCTTTGCTACCGGTCTCGGAACGTGGCGCTCGCATGCAATCTACAACGCAGGACAACTGATGAAAGTATCGGCCGGTATTGGTGTTGCGGAAGCTGCAACCATCACCGTTAACCCGTGCACCGGTTACCGGATGTTGAAAGACTTTGTTTCGCTTAAGCCGGGCGATACAGTTATCCAGAATGGAGCCAATTCGGCGTGCGGTCAAGCTATCATTCAACTGTGCCGAGCGTGGAACATCGAATGTGTCGGTGTTGTGCGCGATCGGCCCGACTTTGGTCAGCTGAAGGATTATCTGAAAAGTCTTGGAGCGGCAGAAATTCTCACAGAGGAGGAACTCCGAACGACCAAACTGTTCCGGGATGGAATATTTCGCAAACCGAAGCTAGCGCTGAACTGTGTCGGGGGGAAGAACGCGCTCGAGATGTCCCGTCAGCTGGATCAGGCCGGTGTGATGGTTACCTATGGCGGCATGTCCCGGGAACCGGTGACAGTGCCGACGGCTTCGCTCATCTTTAAGGATTTACGCTTTGTCGGCTTCTGGATGACGCGCTGGACGAAAGAGAATGCCGCCAGTCCGGCACGGGCCGAGATGTTTAATGAACTGTttggattgatcgatcgtggaGCGCTGAAAGCGCCGGCACACGAGATGATTGCCTTCGACCAGTACATATCCGCCGTAACGAACGCACTCAACATCCAGGGGTTTGTCGGgaaaaagtatatttttaatttctaa
- the LOC125957556 gene encoding SET and MYND domain-containing protein 4-like: MSDQLEEMFGGWELFDTLWSKLCLELPGNGETRDKNGTTDKLVERLLEKEWNTPWVRDSLKLSKDMKSEDKANAARAKGNSYFHPKVKRYIEAVKQYNESLCHSEPASEARALAYANRSAVCYDLHRYEECLENIRLARAANYPERLADKLAKRELAAKQALADEATAGRNIAKPDQKRTFALTYEANVEVPQVANCLELAESKQFGRYVITNRDLKAGDIVLHEQPTHSLLKCTYRHMRCDYCLQKHLYTLRPCEGCTVAMYCSEECRKQAQLTYHRYECPIIRDMWRIFTPIPVMAMRTVTMAIAFFEHNLDELLLHLDSLDESTVNPFAMDWTVATKRDIYDTVHVLATNEHARDCKDVGQRIFYALVMRELLLDRTPLGAMCITDPKKVQLLYDLLRRHVQTGPTNMHSPSYMKYQRESNNFEPSIYASACYPLLSMINHSCAPNVTRVNLPDGSYGVLIIRPIAKGSQLFDNYGQHHCLQNRATRREKLMQKYRFQCSCEACTNNYGILNLLPSIHAQRYGVIYLTKIFEDLERHELKLAEEWYPKLLSFINSLGYQYPQYELNSALEFVVRAFQIQFMESDKEDMALCYPWT; encoded by the exons ATGTCCGATCAACTAGAGGAAATGTTTGGAGGGTGGGAGCTGTTCGATACTCTTTGGAGCAAATTATGCTTAGAGCTTCCCGGGAACGGGGAAACGCGTGATAAAAACGGCACGACTGACAAGCTAGTGGAACGGCTGCTGGAAAAAGAATGGAACACACCTTGGGTAAGGGACtccttgaaactgagcaaggATATGAAAAGCGAAGACAAAGCGAATGCTGCACGAGCGAAAGGCAATTCCTACTTCCACCCCAAGGTTAAGCGCTACATCGAAGCTGTAAAACAGTACAATGAGAGTCTGTGCCATTCCGAACCGGCATCCGAGGCGAGAGCTCTTGCCTACGCCAATCGCTCGGCGGTCTGTTACGATCTCCATCGATATGAGGAATGCCTCGAGAACATCCGGCTAGCCCGAGCCGCAAACTATCCGGAACGGTTGGCGGATAAGCTCGCAAAGCGCGAGCTAGCAGCCAAGCAGGCCTTGGCAGATGAGGCAACGGCAGGACGGAACATAGCCAAACCAGATCAAAAGCGCACTTTTGCGCTGACGTACGAAGCAAACGTAGAGGTTCCACAAGTGGCCAACTGCCTGGAGCTCgcggaaagcaaacaattcgGTCGTTACGTGATAACGAATCGGGATCTTAAGGCCGGCGATATTGTGCTCCATGAACAGCCCACGCACAGCCTCCTAAAGTGTACCTATCGGCACATGCGGTGCGATTACTGCCTTCAAAAGCATTTGTACACACTCAGGCCCTGCGAGGGTTGCACGGTAGCCATGTATTGCTCGGAAGAATGCCGGAAGCAGGCCCAGCTTACCTACCATCGTTACGAGTGTCCGATCATACGCGATATGTGGCGCATTTTCACCCCAATCCCTGTGATGGCTATGCGCACCGTAACCATGGCAATAGCGTTCTTCGAACACAACCTGGATGAGTTGCTATTACACCTAGACTCGTTGGACGAATCGACCGTTAATCCCTTTGCGATGGACTGGACGGTGGCTACGAAGCGGGATATCTACGATACCGTACACGTATTAGCCACCAATGAGCATGCGCGGGACTGCAAAGACGTTGGTCAACGGATATTTTATGCTCTCGTAATGCGGGAACTGCTACTAGATCGCACGCCGCTTGGTGCCATGTGCATCACAGATCCAAAAAAGGTGCAATTACTGTATGATCTGCTGCGGCGTCATGTGCAAACCGGACCTACGAACATGCACTCACCATCCTATATGAAGTACCAAAGAGAATCGAATAATTTCGAACCATCCATCTATGCGTCGGCTTGCTATCCGCTGTTGAGCATGATCAACCATTCGTGCGCGCCAAATGTGACGCGGGTTAACTTGCCCGATGGAAGCTATGGAGTGTTGATCATACGACCGATCGCGAAAGGTAGTCAACTATTTGATAACTATGG ACAGCATCACTGCCTTCAAAATCGTGCCACAAGACGTGAGAAACTGATGCAGAAGTATAGGTTCCAGTGTAGCTGCGAGGCATGTACGAATAATTATGGGATATTAAACCTtttaccatccatccatgcacAGCGATACGGCGTGATTTACTTAACAAAAATATTCGAAGATCTGGAACGCCACGAGCTAAAACTAGCAGAGGAATGGTACCCAAAGCTTCTTAGTTTCATAAACAGTCTAGGCTATCAGTATCCACAGTACGAACTGAATAGCGCACTAGAATTtgttgtgcgtgcgttccAAATTCAGTTCATGGAATCTGACAAAGAGGATATGGCCCTCTGTTACCCATGGACCTGA
- the LOC125957558 gene encoding SET and MYND domain-containing protein 4 — translation MSDQLEEKFGGWELFDALWAKLRSELPGNGKTRDKNGTTDKLLEQLLEEEWNTPWVRDSLKLSKDMKSEDKANAARAKGNSYFHPKVKRYIEAVKQYNESLCHSEPASEARALAYANRSAVCYDLHRYEECLENIRLARAANYPERLADKLAKRELAAKQALAEEATAGRNIAKPDQKRTFALTYDANVEVPQVANCLELAESKQFGRYVITNRDLKAGDIVIHEQPTHSLLIDTYRHMRCDYCLQKHLYTLRPCEGCTVAMYCSEECRKQAQLTYHRYECPIIRDMWRLFTKIPVMAMRTVTMAIAFFEHNLDEFLLHLDSLDESTVNPFAMDWTVATKRDIYDTVHVLATNEHARDCKDVGQRIFFALVMRELLLDRTPLGVMCQEDPNKTRLLYDLLRRHLQTVPTNMHSQYYMKYQKESKNFDPAIYASACYPLLSMINHSCAPNMTRVTLPDGSCGALIIRPIAKGSQLFDNYGHHHCLQDRETRHTELMKQYRFQCCCEACTNNYGILFGLPMIDAKRYGMIDSTRIFEDLQRHELKLAEEWYPQLLKYINHLGNQYPRYELSCAEQLFLRAFEIQFKESETLEDLTFCNP, via the exons ATGTCTGATCAACTAGAGGAAAAGTTTGGAGGGTGGGAGCTGTTCGATGCTCTGTGGGCTAAACTGCGCTCAGAGCTtcccgggaacgggaaaacGCGTGATAAAAACGGCACGACCGACAAGCTACTGGAACAGCTGCTGGAAGAAGAATGGAACACACCTTGGGTAAGGGACtccttgaaactgagcaaggATATGAAAAGCGAAGACAAAGCGAATGCTGCACGAGCGAAAGGCAATTCCTACTTCCACCCCAAGGTTAAGCGCTACATCGAAGCTGTAAAACAGTACAATGAGAGTCTGTGCCATTCCGAACCGGCATCCGAGGCGAGAGCTCTTGCCTACGCCAATCGCTCGGCGGTCTGTTACGATCTCCATCGATATGAGGAATGCCTCGAGAACATCCGGCTAGCCCGAGCCGCAAACTATCCGGAACGGTTGGCGGATAAGCTCGCGAAGCGCGAGCTAGCAGCCAAGCAGGCCTTGGCAGAAGAGGCAACGGCAGGACGGAACATAGCCAAACCAGATCAAAAGCGTACTTTTGCGCTGACGTACGATGCAAACGTAGAGGTTCCACAAGTGGCCAACTGCCTGGAGCTCgcggaaagcaaacaattcgGTCGTTACGTGATAACGAATCGGGATCTTAAGGCCGGCGATATTGTGATTCATGAACAGCCCACGCACAGTCTGCTAATAGATACCTATCGGCATATGCGGTGCGATTACTGCCTTCAAAAGCATTTGTACACGCTCAGGCCCTGCGAGGGTTGCACGGTGGCCATGTATTGCTCGGAAGAATGCCGGAAGCAGGCTCAGCTTACCTACCATCGTTACGAGTGTCCGATCATACGCGATATGTGGCGCCTTTTTACCAAAATCCCTGTGATGGCTATGCGCACCGTAACCATGGCAATAGCGTTCTTCGAACACAACCTGGATGAGTTTCTATTGCACCTAGACTCGTTGGACGAATCGACCGTTAATCCCTTTGCGATGGACTGGACGGTGGCTACGAAGCGCGATATCTACGATACCGTACACGTGTTAGCCACCAATGAGCATGCGCGGGACTGCAAAGACGTTGGTCAACGTATATTTTTTGCTCTCGTAATGCGGGAACTGCTACTAGATCGCACGCCGCTTGGTGTAATGTGTCAAGAAGATCCCAACAAGACACGATTACTGTATGACCTGCTACGGCGCCACCTGCAAACCGTGCCTACGAACATGCACTCACAGTACTACATGAAGTACCAGAAAGAATCTAAAAATTTCGATCCAGCCATCTATGCGTCGGCTTGTTATCCGCTGCTGAGCATGATCAACCATTCGTGCGCGCCAAATATGACGCGGGTTACCTTGCCCGATGGTAGCTGTGGAGCGTTGATCATACGACCGATCGCGAAAGGTAGTCAACTATTTGATAACTATGG GCACCATCACTGCCTTCAAGACCGTGAAACAAGACATACGGAACTGATGAAGCAGTATAGGTTCCAGTGTTGCTGCGAGGCATGTACGAATAATTATGGGATATTATTCGGTTTACCAATGATCGATGCAAAGCGATATGGCATGATTGACTCAACAAGAATCTTCGAAGATCTGCAACGCCACGAGCTAAAACTAGCAGAGGAATGGTACCCACAGCTTCTGAAGTACATAAACCACCTCGGCAATCAGTATCCACGGTACGAATTGAGCTGCGCAGAACAACTGTTTTTGCGTGCGTTTGAAATCCAGTTCAAGGAATCTGAAACGCTAGAAGACTTGACCTTCTGTAATCCATGA
- the LOC125957251 gene encoding uncharacterized protein LOC125957251, with translation MTITNLLIILNLGCEMLYVIDQRLKAQSIPLDKSAQVLREITEVLLDPKFLHYISTAYQQSQLTVQQTRILLTDIACCSLMRLDVNSMDKLWDLMVMIFKWQMFLTNKSAQMLLDLSFRHLDGIGRLIPEMRKQILIDNVKKSLIELWDPLCEDEQIIVHRKVYKWLKPYNTKISILIRMGLQKSNGDFEIEPKNNLFYNYYIENIGENIYSKTANLNALKAQSEASGSMSSSSADMVTAGYEIDTLVQQLNIQHNPTTVGEPGSSDGVASSDKATTNSGSMHSALNEIVMNEDSRSDESSRIKDNVQSATSENGKDMANTAQRENGNDRESNLEKLMKKINLEKEEFNATDSGAIDANDELLKMFD, from the exons ATGACCATTACGAATCTGCTGATCATCTTGAACCTGGGCTGTGAAATGCTGTATGTGATTGACCAACGATTGAAGGCTCAGTCAATACCGCTGGACAAATCTGCTCAAG TTCTTCGCGAAATTACTGAGGTGCTGCTAGATCCCAAGTTTTTGCACTACATTTCAACCGCTTACCAGCAAAGCCAGCTAACGGTCCAGCAAACGCGGATTCTACTAACGGACATCGCCTGCTGCTCGCTTATGCGCCTGGACGTGAACTCGATGGACAAGCTGTGGGatctgatggtgatgatcttCAAGTGGCAGATGTTTTTGACCAACAAAAGTGCCCAAATGCTTCTCGACCTTTCCTTCCGCCATCTGGACGGAATTGGACGACTGATCCCGGAGATGCGCAAACAGATCCTGATCGATAATGTGAAGAAGTCGCTTATCGAACTGTGGGATCCGCTGTGCGAAGATGAGCAGATCATTGTTCATCGTAAGGTGTACAAGTGGCTAAAACCGTACAACACGAAAATCTCCATTCTTATTCGCATGGGGTTACAGAAATCGAACGGCGACTTCGAGATCGAACCCAAAAACAATCTTTTCTACAATTACTACATCGAAAACATAGGCGAAAACATTTACTCCAAAACGGCCAACTTAAACGCCCTGAAGGCACAAAGCGAGGCTTCTGGTTCCATGAGCAGCTCTAGTGCGGATATGGTAACGGCAGGCTATGAAATTGATACGCTGGTCCAACAACTGAACATCCAGCACAATCCCACGACCGTCGGAGAACCCGGGTCTAGTGATGGCGTTGCTAGCTCAGATAAGGCTACTACTAATTCCGGCTCCATGCACAGTGCCTTGAATGAAATCGTTATGAATGAAGACTCGCGCAGTGATGAGTCCAGTCGGATTAAGGATAATGTGCAAAGTGCGACTAGTGAGAATGGGAAGGACATGGCGAATACCGCGCAGCGAGAGAATGGTAATGATAGGGAAAGCAATTTGGAGAAGTTgatgaaaaaaattaatttggaGAAGGAAGAATTTAATGCAACGGACAGCGGCGCCATCGATGCCAATGATGAACTATTGAAAATGTTCGATTAG
- the LOC125957252 gene encoding U6 snRNA-associated Sm-like protein LSm8 has product MSGLESYVNHTVSIITADGRNFVGTMKGFDQTINIILDESHERVYSMSTGIEQVVLGLHIIRGDNVAIIGLLDESVDSKLDFSAIRGVPLEPVVH; this is encoded by the coding sequence ATGTCCGGATTAGAGTCTTACGTGAACCACACCGTGTCCATCATCACGGCCGACGGGCGAAATTTTGTCGGCACGATGAAGGGTTTTGATCAGACGATCAACATCATCCTGGACGAATCGCACGAGCGCGTTTACTCCATGAGCACCGGCATCGAACAGGTCGTCCTCGGGCTGCATATTATTCGAGGGGATAACGTTGCCATCATCGGACTGCTGGACGAGAGCGTGGACAGCAAGCTGGACTTTTCCGCGAtccgtggtgtgccgctggaaccGGTAGTGCACTGA
- the LOC125958002 gene encoding myeloid leukemia factor → MSLFGMMNDLEDDPIFGHHMRSIRQMSSMFNSIFADPFGMPGGGMESLTAGPAFGMRHNALMPFMPPAMNMNRLLNPSGFGDMTMAPSYCSSSVISMTSGPDGPQVYQATSSTRTGPGGIKETRKTVQDSRTGTKKMAIGHHIGERAHIIEREQNMSTGVQEERQDFINLDDEEAEEFDREFHTKARSSMSLSTGRRSEQLALPSTQPAPSQRILSITEVTDDDNTCERCGNPSDTTICANCNHDQATANRQQRSQPTQHHNNQHGVKNSRGNRSMPQHGGYGNATVSGRRSIRSPAASPLANGTTSVHPHPYNVSGRKSRSVKGPSSSTPTTHYQ, encoded by the exons atgtctCTTTTCGGCATGATGAACGACTTGGAGGATGATCCTATTTTTGG ACATCACATGCGCTCGATACGCCAGATGAGCAGTATGTTCAACTCTATTTTCGCTGACCCCTTCGGAATGCCTGGAGGGGGCATGGAGAGCCTCACGGCGGGGCCCGCGTTCGGGATGCGCCACAACGCGCTGATGCCTTTCATGCCACCGGCCATGAACATGAACCGACTGCTCAATCCCTCCGGGTTTGGCGATATGACTATGGCTCCTtcgtactgcagcagcagcgtgatttCGATGACTTCCGGACCGGATGGACCGCAAGTTTATCAGGCCACATCCAGCACCCGTACCGGACCAGGCGGGATTAAAGAGACGCGCAAGACGGTGCAGGATAGCCGCACGGGCACCAAGAAGATGGCCATCGGTCATCACATCGGAGAGCGGGCACACATTATTGAGCGCGAACAAAATATGTCCACCGGTGTGCAGGAGGAGCGCCAAGATTTCATCAACCTGGATGACGAGGAAGCCGAGGAATTTGATCGCGAGTTCCACACTAAAGCGCGTAGCTCGATGAGCTTGTCAACAGGACGTCGTTCGGAACAGTTGGCCCTTCCTTCAACACAGCCAGC TCCATCCCAGCGAATCCTTTCGATCACGGAGGTAACGGACGACGATAATACGTGCGAGCGCTGCGGCAATCCAAGTGACACGACGATCTGCGCCAATTGTAACCATGACCAGGCTACTGCCAACCGACAACAGCGATCACAGCCGACACAGCATCACAACAACCAGCATGGCGTAAAAAACTCTCGTGGTAACAGAAGCATGCCGCAGCATGGTGGCTACGGCAACGCTACCGTTAGTGGACGCCGTTCAATTCGATCTCCGGCAGCATCGCCACTGGCCAACGGCACGACAAG CGTTCATCCTCATCCGTACAACGTATCCGGCAGAAAGTCACGATCGGTGAAGGGACCCTCTTCGTCTACACCAACAACGCATTATCAGTAA
- the LOC125958003 gene encoding mitochondrial uncoupling protein Bmcp yields the protein MEVRDWRPFVYGGLASIMAEFGTFPIDTTKTRLQIQGQKLDRSHTELRYRGMTDAFVKISRQEGVKALYSGIWPAVLRQATYGTIKFGTYYTLKKMATERGLLHDTAGNESVWCNAACATLAGAISSAIANPTDVLKVRMQVHGKGTKEIGLLRCFREIYVQEGVRGLWRGVGPTAQRAAVIAAVELPVYDFCKLHLMETFGDQVANHFISSFIASLGSAIASTPIDVIRTRLMNQRHVHHLQPSMAPAATAAGSAGTTARCAPTLYYTGSLDCAVRTVRSEGFRALYKGFIPTWVRMGPWNIIFFITYEQLKQFY from the exons ATGGAGGTTCGCGACTGGCGACCGTTCGTTTACGGCGGATTGGCCTCGATAATGGCGGAATTCG GAACGTTTCCCATCGACACCACCAAAACCCGCCTCCAGATTCAAGGTCAAAAGCTTGATCGATCACACACCGAGCTCCGGTACCGGGGCATGACCGATGCGTTCGTGAAAATCTCCCGCCAAGAGGGCGTGAAAGCGCTGTACTCGGG AATCTGGCCTGCTGTGTTGCGACAGGCTACGTATGGAACGATCAAGTTCGGGACGTACTATACGCTGAAAAAGATGGCCACAGAACGCGGTTTGCTGCACGATACGGCGGGCAACGAAAGTGTGTGGTGTAATGCGGCTTGCGCTACGTTGGCCGGTGCGATCTCGAGCGCCATCGCCAACCCAACCGACGTGCTGAAGGTGCGCATGCAGGTGCACGGCAAGGGCACAAAAGAGATTGGCCTGCTGCGATGCTTCCGCGAGATCTACGTCCAGGAGGGAGTTCGGggactgtggcgtggcgtaggACCGACAGCACAGCGTGCCGCTGTGATAGCAGCCGTTGAGCTGCCAGTTTACGACTTTTGCAAACTACATCTAATGGAAACGTTTGGTGACCAGGTGGCCAATCATTTCAT ATCTAGTTTTATTGCGAGCTTAGGAAGTGCCATTGCTTCAACGCCCATCGATGTGATAAGG ACTCGCCTCATGAACCAAAGGCATGTACACCACCTACAGCCAAGCATGGcacctgcagcaacagcagccggtaGCGCCGGCACGACTGCTAGATGTGCACCAACACTCTACTACACCGGGAGTTTGGATTGTGCCGTGCGAACCGTGCGCAGTGAAGGGTTCCGGGCGCTGTACAAAGGCTTCATCCCAACCTGGGTACGCATGGGCCCGTGgaacatcatcttcttcatcaccTATGAACAGCTGAAACAGTTCTACTAA